Within Leptolyngbyaceae cyanobacterium, the genomic segment CACAAAAAATATTGACTTTTGTGATGCAGGTTCCGTAATCGCCTCTCGCAATTCGGCAGTTGTCATCTCTTTAATGTGAAATCTGGCTTCCTCTGTCCAATATTTCTTGAGGTCGCTGTCTTGAAATTGAGATTCAAAATCAGAACGGAGAGTCAATACAATTCGCAGCCGATCTCCGTATAGAGACATTACTTGCGGTAACCATTTTAGAACCAGTTCTTGCTGCGTCTTCTCTCTTTGCTTTTCTTCTTTCTTGTTTTTCTCTTTTTGCTTTTTTTCTGGTTTTTTTTCTTGTTGACGAGGTTGGAGAGTGATCAGTTCTTCAAACTGGTCAATTGTAAGCAGAAGTGTATGATTGGAGTTCCTATTAAACCAGTTGTTTAGGTTTTGAGAAAGTAACTCAACTTCTTTTTCAAGATGGTGGGTTTGTTTTGCTCTACTAGGCTGACCGTCAGTGCCAAACCAATTAAAAATTTTACTAACCCATTGTGTTTCATCTGTTTGGGGTTGCTCAAAATATGGGTTAGAACTTGTAAAATTAAGCTCTTGCAAAAGGCAATTCTTTAATGCTGTTAGCGGAGAGTCACCGAGTCGGATAGGCTTCAGAATATGCCATGTTTGCACATCAGAATTTACCTGTAGTTTCTGCTTTCTTAGAAAGGGAATCAGCCCTGCTTTTACCAAGCTAGATTTTCCTGTACCCGAAGCCCCTAACACTACTGTCAAGGCTCGTTTTTCAGAGTTATTGACTTTTTCATATAGTTGTTCAATTTGTTCCTTTCTACCAAAATATGAGTCTTGATGTTTTTCTTCATAAGACTCTAATCCTCGATAAGGACTATCTTTTAGATCTAGCTCAGGTGCATTTTCTAAATTAGATTCACTCTCCAATAAGAAAACATATTCTCCATTTTCATGCAATTTAAGGGGACATATACCAGGAGTTTGTGCCTTATATTCTTCAGTTTCTATGGCAACTTGTTTTCGCAGGTAATTAAATAAATCATTTGCTGTAATAATGCCATCATTGTCTAAGTCTGCTGCCTTATTTAAAGCATCAAAAAGATGTTTTGCAAAGGGAGAATGAACTTTTGAATCAATTGAGATTTTACCTCGGCTAGATAAATCTACGGCTGTTTGCTTATCAGAAGTTGAGGTAATTACTTGCCAAGCACGATATTTGATGTAGTGGTCGTAGACTTGTTTATAAATTTTAACTTTCGGAACTACATCACGATTGATACTTGACCAGTAAAATGCACCCGAAAAACAACAGTCAAGAATTACTAACAGATGGCGACAGGGAAGTTCTAGCAAGGCATTATGGAAATCCTGCATTTTCAAGTAACTATCTGGATTATCAGTAGCATCTTGAGGAATTAAGTAACCAACAGGCCCTTCTTGCTTTTCCTTAGCATCAAAGGCAATTCCATGTCCTGCAAAATAAAGGAGAATGCGATCGTCCTGATTAATCCCCCGCTCTTTTCCAAAGGGGATTTGTTTATTATTGAAGCATTTAATTAATTCTTCTAGCTTTTTGCCTGTAGCATCTCGATCGAGTAACAAATGAACTTCATATTGATATTGCCCTTGCATGATACGAGCAAGTTCTTTGGCATCGGGAACTGCTGTTTCTAAGCGAGGAACGCCATTATTGTAGTCATTGATTCCAATGATAATAGCAATATTACGTTGAAATTCGTATTTGGATTTAGACATTGCTCAAACTCCTATGCCAATAAATGTCAAAGTCAAAAAGTGACAACAATTGAGTCTTTGTACTTGGAAATTTTTACTTTTGTTCAGTGAGAACTACACTCAAAGCATCCAAGCCTTCTGAAATATCGAAATAAGTCAAATGATCGCAAGCGACTTCTTTAATCACAGGAGTAATCTTTCTTCTTTCTGGAATACTCTTGATACTTTGCACAGTCACCGCAATATCATTCATTTGACCAAAGAAAGGTAACTCTACAACTCGACTGCATAACTTTTGTATCAGCCGTTTTAGTTGATTAGCCTCTTCTTGTGCTTGTATTGCTTTGATGGAAGTATTACCAGCAATTACTGAGTAGGGAATACCGGGATCATCATAACTTGAAGCTAGAGATTTAAGAAACTCAGAACCAGGTTTCATTTGGTCTAGCGATACATCCACAGCTTCTATAGCACTAAGTAAACAGCCTAATACTTTCACAGGCCAAGCAACAGTGGAAAGGCTATTAAGTCCTATTCCTAAAGCAAACGTTGCCCATTCTTGAACTGTTGGCCAAGGAGAACCTGCATTTGGTGTCCCCAACATAATTAAATGTTGAGTGAATTTATTGCCTCCTTCTCGTTCGATAAACCAACGAGAAACTAAACCTCCCATCGAATGAGCGACAATATGTAAATCTTTGCCGTGATTAGCTTTCAATCCAATTTCTTCGAGGCGTTTTTTCAGATTGCGAGCGTTGTCTTCAATTGAAGTATTAATATTTTCGTAGTCAAAAGCCAAAACTAAATCATAATGGCCTTTAAGAGGATACCGTTTGCCATTCCGTGTCACTTTCGCTCGTTGAACGCTCTTGACCATATTATCGGTATCGCCGAGAATGCCATGAATATAGAGCAAAATTCGCTTACTTTTGGCTACCAATGCTTTTATTTGGGATTTATCTGTTACATAAGTTATTGTTTCATCTGGCGCTACCTCAGCCACTCTAAGAAGCGGATATTCAAACTCTAAACCTAGCGGTTCCCACAATACTTTTTGAAATAGGATTTTAATAGAGCCTTGTACGCTTCGATCTTGATTGAATGGCTTTGGTAATCTTTGTAGCTCAATTTCCGTACCATTTTTAGTTTTTTTACTTCGTCCTAGTGGTAGGAAAAACTCACCGTCATAACCGATAGGTAAGAGATGTTCATGTTCTTCTAATTTTGTGTCAACTAATAACTTTAAAGGTGCATCAGGAGTAACAACTTCGTAGCTTTTAACTTCACTTAATTCCAGTACGCTTAAACCGGGATCTGTGCCGCGACTGGAGGTAAATTGAAAAGTTTGAGTGATTTGAGGATCTTCTCGCAATATAGGAGGTAAAATCGCATTTCCTAAATCCCGGCTCACTTGGGGTATTGTGGTTAAACGCACATTTGCTTGTAAATTAGGATGCGCTTGTAACTTTACTCCTGCCGCCAGTTCTTTCTCTGCTGTAGGTGAAACTGAGATAGCATCTAAGGATCGAACAGTAGTAATTGCGATCGCATCTGTGAACCAATCATCATACTTCCCTTGGCTTTTAGGTTTGATATCCCGACTTTGTACTCGATTCATCAAACGATTTAGCGAGTTTTGATTTGGAGATTCGATATCTCTTGCTGTTGGTCGGGGAAAATCTAGTTCTTTTTGACTGAGCAATCGAGCATCAAATTCAGCCGTACAAACAATCAACTTAATAATGTCTTTGAACTCTGTAATTCCTTGGTTCCATAACTCATCAGGTACTTCAAGTTCTAATTCTTGTCTATCTAAAGCCCAAGCTTCTTCCCCAGGATTAAGTAGCACGCTACCTGTATCAAAAAATGGGGCGCTAGCTGCAAAACGATCTGTTAGATTGACTAAAGCGCAGTAAAGTTTTTTCTGACTTTTATTAATCAGTTTAAGTCGAAAAGAAGGTGGTTCCCAGTTACCATCCTTGTGCTTGTATTCCAAACGCATCTGCCCAGATTGAGAGATGTTTGGATCGTCAAAGATGAGTTTCATTTCCACATCTCCGACTTTAATTAGACCATTACCCGAACTGGGGAGTTCTGCGATCGCATTCCATCGCGCAATATGTTCTAATCGTTGAATCGCTATAAAAGCATTCTGTGGTGTATAACCATCAATTTGAGCCACTAAGGGGCGATCGTCAGCAGGACGAGCAATCAAATACTGGTTATTGCTGCACAGCAATCGAAATTGAGCCTTAGCGGAATCTTGTTCTTCGCGCACATAAGCTGAGGCTTTGTTGTTCAGTCCTGCTAACTGTATTGCTTGACGTGCTAGCTTCACTCCCGCTTCCTCTCCTTCAAAGTGAACTCCTAGAGGTGGTAGAGGTAAGCTAATGACAACAGCTTTAAAGGTCTTATTCCGATCGGAATCTAAGTTTTCAATTCCACTGATTTCAACCTTACTTAGCTGTGGAAAAACCTGAGTTACTTTCGCTTCACCTACAGACTTGGATGGTTCACGCAAGTCTTCAGTATGGCTGTCAAAGGGAAAGAGTGCTAGTAAGGTAGTTTCACCGTTAGAAGGATTTTGGACACCGTGAACAGCACCCCCATCAATTACCCAACCATAGTTTTTGTGATAACTAATAGTGAAGTAGGGAGTCCGTTCTGCGATCGCGCCATCAAGGAAAAACTGGTTTTCGTCTTCTGGATGACTGATTTCAAGTTGGGGAGACTGATCTAGAACTCGACTACCAATAATAGCTTTTGCTCGATTAAATAAGTCCCGATAGGTCAACTTTCCATTCGCTTGCTGTAAGGTATCTAGCAGAAAATAAGAGAATGCCCCCCGTTTTTTACCACCTTGGTTGAATTCCTTAGCAAGTTGACTATCTTGGCAAGCACCTAAAAGAATATGACGACCTTTAGGAAGCTTCCAGCCTGTAGGGTGACTTTCGCTGCTAACAGAATCAGACAGTTTCTCTAATTCTTCCAATTTAAAAATAAAGCTATCTAGTGGGCGTTTGCGCTTATCTGTTGAAGCGAGACGGACTCCTGTTTCTTGAAATGGGTTTTTAGTTCCCGAACCGGAATGACAGCAATCAAGAATAATAGTAATGCGTGGGTTTTTAGCTGAAACTTCAGCAATCAGTTTTGCTAATTCTTTATCTGCTAAATCCCAGCTTCCTTCAAAGCGACTATCATAACAAACTAAGGTTTCATTAAGTCGGTCTGGTTCTAAATGCCAAAATTCCTCTGGTGCTTCTTCCTGAGCGCCATGACCACTGTAATAAAAGAGAACTATATCATTGTTCTGAGCATTACATAAATGTTCCCGAAATCCTTTGATAATTGCCTGACGAGTAGCTTCCGAATTCAAGAGTGTTTGCAAATGTAGCTGGTATTCTTTTTTGTCAAATCCTTCTTTTAGATATTCTGCGATCGCTTCAATGTCATTTACACAGCCTTGCAATGAAGGAACTGGATCTTGATATTTATCGATTCCAACTAATAGTGCGTAGATATTACGAGTCATAGCTACTCCAAAAATAAATGCAGACCCAGGTTTATCGGTTTTGAGATGGTGATATTACGGAATGAAATCGCTTGTTACTTATTAATGGGTGTCAGTTCAGCCAAATATGCACTTTTAGAAAGAGATCTGCAAAAAAACCTGAAACGTTAATTTGATGAAGGTTTCGGCTTTTCAGAACGCTCGCGACGCGACTTATTTAGACTTGACCAAATTCCGAAAATGCTAAGAAATGCATTAAGCTAGAGATCTGCGGTTCGATTTGGCGAACAACAAGCGATTATTATGTACGATCTGCCAACTGTACAAGACATAAATAGATAGCCTCAAATTAATAGGTTGTTCAAATTTATAAGTAACCAACAAGCTTTAGATTATTTTTGCTTGTGGTTTCTCTGTAAAACTACTGTAAGCGGATCTACCCGAAAAAGACGCTAAACCATAGTTGAGGTTTTAGCTATCAAAAAGATTGGCCTTAAGCTAGCCCTAAGTGCAGGAAGTAACCTGAACTTCTGGCTAGTTGTCTTTCTAATCAGGCGTACTATATAGGTATAGATGCTGTACTCTCCGATCGAGAAACAACTGATTATGTGAACTCTTCTGAATAGGAGTTTAATCTTGAGAAATCTGACAATCCAAATGCTAAATCAACTTGGGAATTGAATAAAAAGCGTGTTGCTGATAAAACTCAGTAGAAGGATGCAAGCATTTTGAATTCAAAAAATGGTCAATACTCAGGCAATTCGCAAACGCTCAATATCCTTGATCGGTGGCGCACCAAACATACGGGAATATTCGCGACTGAACTGAGAAGGACTCTCATAACCAACCTGATATGCCGCATAGGTTGCATCCGCATTTTCAGCCAGCATCAGACGACGCGCTTCCAATAACCTCAACTGCTTTTGATATTGCAGAGGACTCATTGAGGTGACTGCCTTAAAGTGCCGATAAAATGATGCAGAAGACATCCTCGCTTGCTTTGCCAAATCATCAACGCGCAATGTTTTTGTAAAGTCAGCTTTGATCTGTTTAATCACTTCTGCAACGCGCTGCATATGGCTGCCGGAGGTCGCAATCTGCCACACCGCTTCGTTCTGATCTCCCATCAAAAGACGGTAATAGATTTCGCCAACGATCGTTGGTGCTAGGAATGGAATATCCTGGGGCGTATCCAGAAGCTGTGTGAGTCGGGTGGCACAATCAATCAACGGCTTATTTGCATTGGTTACGAACAAGCCTCTCACTGAACTTTCTTTTTTATCCGAACTGCACCCGATTCGATCGATAATCTCCCAAAGCCCAGCCGCGTCCAGGCTGAGCTTAAAGCATAGATACGGTTTATTCGGTGTCGCTTCGACAATATTTCCACTCAGCGGCAGATCGACTGTGGCAACCAGATATTGAGCTGCACCATAGTGATAGGTTTCTTTGCCCAGTAAGGTTTCTTTTTTACCTTGAAGAACAATGCAAAACGTCGGTTCGTACACAGCGCAGACTGCTGTAGGCGCAGTTGATTCCCTTATAAATTCCAACTGAGCGATCGCCGTTGAATGGATACCATTCCCTCTGCCATCCGTGTGTCGGGTTACTAATTCCACCAGTTCTTGACAAGCATTCATCGTAGCCTCGCGCTTTTGGGATTCATCTGCCATACAGATCGGAGTAAATGCTTAGCAGCGTGTCGTGAGACATCCCTGCGATCGCTTTGCTGCACCTATTATAGAGGATTCTTTTGCACAGCATCCTCGCGTTTGAGAGGATTAGGCAATAAACTGAGAGGTTTATGTATTTAGAACCTTTGTTCTAAAGCCTATGATGAACTCATACCAGAAAGGCAATGAAAGGATAAGGCAATCAAGGAGAGCGATCGATGTCTCAAAAAACATGGTTCATTACAGGTGCTTCTCGTGGAATTGGAGCCGAAATCGCAAAAGCTGTTTTGGTAGCAGGAGATCGATTAATTGCCACCGCCCGCAACCAGACCGATCTGCATCAATTTGAGTCGAATCCCAATGCGTTGACGCTGAGCCTGGATGTTACCGACGAAGCTCAGGTGCAAGCGGCAGTTGCAGCAGGACTGGAACGGTTTGGGCAGATCGATGTGTTAGTCAACAATGCGGGATTCGGTATACTGGGTGGCATTGAAGAAACCAGTGCACAGGAGGTTGAGCGGGTCTATCGCACCAATGTTTTCGGGCTGTTGAATGTAACTCGTGCGGTATTACCCAGTATGCGTCAGCGCCGAAGAGGACACATTATTAACCTGTCGTCGCTCGGAGGCTATCAATCCTATGCTGGATGGGGCATCTATTGCTCAACCAAATTCGCAGTTGAAGGCATTACTGAAGCTCTGCATAGTGAGTTAGCGCCTCTGGGCATCCATGCGACTGTGGTTGAACCGGGATACTTCCGGACTAATTTTCTTGATGGTAGCTCGCTCCAGCGCACCGCAATGGAAATTCCGGATTACGCCGAGACGGTCGGTAAAACCCGTCAAGTCCCATCCCAACGGAGCTATCAACAACCGGGAGACCCCACCAAGCTCGCCCAAGCGATGCTTCAACTCGCTAATGCTGATACTCCACCTCTACGGTTGCCGCTTGGTACAGACACCCTGCAAGTCATTGCCCAGAAAAACGCTTACGTCGAGCAAGAAACGGCACAATGGCGTACTCTGGCTGAATCTACTGATTACAGATAGTAGGCGCAGAAGCGTAAAGGAAAGATAGGGAATAAATGCGCCTCAAGTTCTCGGTGATGACATTACATCCTACCGAGGAATTGAGGCGCATATTTACCGATATCAAGCTGCTTGGCACGATGGCATCGAAAATTTCTGCGTAATTTTTTGGCACTGGTCTGATACGTAAACGAACACCTTAAAAATACTTAAGTTCGGCCAGTGTAACTATGGCTAATATGTCACCCTCCTCCAAACGCAGCAAGATACGTCAGCTACTTTTTCTCTATGGAAACTACTGTTGCTGGTGCGGTAAGCAGATGACAATATCTGAAAGAACCATCGTAACCGTTCAGGGGGTGCATCGCCCCAGCATAATAGGGTGCATACAACTGGGTAGATATAGAACGTCGGCAATTATGTTGGGCACATCTTTCAAGGGAATTTATTAAAATCTCAGAACGTCCAGGGGTATGCCAAGAATTAGGAA encodes:
- a CDS encoding oxidoreductase, which translates into the protein MSQKTWFITGASRGIGAEIAKAVLVAGDRLIATARNQTDLHQFESNPNALTLSLDVTDEAQVQAAVAAGLERFGQIDVLVNNAGFGILGGIEETSAQEVERVYRTNVFGLLNVTRAVLPSMRQRRRGHIINLSSLGGYQSYAGWGIYCSTKFAVEGITEALHSELAPLGIHATVVEPGYFRTNFLDGSSLQRTAMEIPDYAETVGKTRQVPSQRSYQQPGDPTKLAQAMLQLANADTPPLRLPLGTDTLQVIAQKNAYVEQETAQWRTLAESTDYR
- a CDS encoding AraC family transcriptional regulator produces the protein MNACQELVELVTRHTDGRGNGIHSTAIAQLEFIRESTAPTAVCAVYEPTFCIVLQGKKETLLGKETYHYGAAQYLVATVDLPLSGNIVEATPNKPYLCFKLSLDAAGLWEIIDRIGCSSDKKESSVRGLFVTNANKPLIDCATRLTQLLDTPQDIPFLAPTIVGEIYYRLLMGDQNEAVWQIATSGSHMQRVAEVIKQIKADFTKTLRVDDLAKQARMSSASFYRHFKAVTSMSPLQYQKQLRLLEARRLMLAENADATYAAYQVGYESPSQFSREYSRMFGAPPIKDIERLRIA
- a CDS encoding caspase family protein codes for the protein MTRNIYALLVGIDKYQDPVPSLQGCVNDIEAIAEYLKEGFDKKEYQLHLQTLLNSEATRQAIIKGFREHLCNAQNNDIVLFYYSGHGAQEEAPEEFWHLEPDRLNETLVCYDSRFEGSWDLADKELAKLIAEVSAKNPRITIILDCCHSGSGTKNPFQETGVRLASTDKRKRPLDSFIFKLEELEKLSDSVSSESHPTGWKLPKGRHILLGACQDSQLAKEFNQGGKKRGAFSYFLLDTLQQANGKLTYRDLFNRAKAIIGSRVLDQSPQLEISHPEDENQFFLDGAIAERTPYFTISYHKNYGWVIDGGAVHGVQNPSNGETTLLALFPFDSHTEDLREPSKSVGEAKVTQVFPQLSKVEISGIENLDSDRNKTFKAVVISLPLPPLGVHFEGEEAGVKLARQAIQLAGLNNKASAYVREEQDSAKAQFRLLCSNNQYLIARPADDRPLVAQIDGYTPQNAFIAIQRLEHIARWNAIAELPSSGNGLIKVGDVEMKLIFDDPNISQSGQMRLEYKHKDGNWEPPSFRLKLINKSQKKLYCALVNLTDRFAASAPFFDTGSVLLNPGEEAWALDRQELELEVPDELWNQGITEFKDIIKLIVCTAEFDARLLSQKELDFPRPTARDIESPNQNSLNRLMNRVQSRDIKPKSQGKYDDWFTDAIAITTVRSLDAISVSPTAEKELAAGVKLQAHPNLQANVRLTTIPQVSRDLGNAILPPILREDPQITQTFQFTSSRGTDPGLSVLELSEVKSYEVVTPDAPLKLLVDTKLEEHEHLLPIGYDGEFFLPLGRSKKTKNGTEIELQRLPKPFNQDRSVQGSIKILFQKVLWEPLGLEFEYPLLRVAEVAPDETITYVTDKSQIKALVAKSKRILLYIHGILGDTDNMVKSVQRAKVTRNGKRYPLKGHYDLVLAFDYENINTSIEDNARNLKKRLEEIGLKANHGKDLHIVAHSMGGLVSRWFIEREGGNKFTQHLIMLGTPNAGSPWPTVQEWATFALGIGLNSLSTVAWPVKVLGCLLSAIEAVDVSLDQMKPGSEFLKSLASSYDDPGIPYSVIAGNTSIKAIQAQEEANQLKRLIQKLCSRVVELPFFGQMNDIAVTVQSIKSIPERRKITPVIKEVACDHLTYFDISEGLDALSVVLTEQK